The DNA region CCACCTTACCATCCTATTAAAGAACAGAGAGAGAAATCCTGGGTAAACTTAACTCCggtgcattttaaaaaaagtgaCTGGGAAGTACAGGTACGTATGCAGGTCACCTTGTTGGTGCTACCAGGACCAGTGGCCACCACTGTGGCCTGCAGCACCTTGCCCTGGGACTTCTCCGGAAGCATGATGCCCCCTTTTGTTACTGTCTCCGCTGCCAGCCGCTCCACCAGCACACGGTCAAACATGGGGAGGAATTTTCTAAATGCCTAAAGAAAAACGAGGATACGAGCAACATTAATATGTCTGATTATAAAGTTACTGCATTCATTTTCTGATTCTTTACAGCAAAGGTGGTACAGGAGCATTCAGTCAATGATTAGAGATGAGGGCTGATGGCTTCAATCCTGAACGATGGCCAGCAATGGCCTCTGAGCCAGGCTGTTAACTCAGAATGCTTCTGGTAAAACAGTGAcccataaagtaaaaataaaaaagcaacTAAAATGTGAGTAGTTTTGAAATAAAGGGTTAAGTTCACTTTTGATTCTATATTTCAATAATATTTTTCTATAGCCCCTACTCCTACTTAAGAGTGAGATAACAATAACTCCCCACCCCACCTATACTCATAACCCTTATCCCTTTATTGCATGTCAGCAACATTTATTTAAAGATCAAAAATTTCAATATGCAAGTATGAACTGTCCTTCAGTTAATATGGTACAGATGGAATTATGGAGTATCATGGAGTTTGATAAGGAATATATTCACTGAATGGCCAAGCTCTTGACTAAAGATAAGTACATAATGACACAGACTGCTTTATTATatgtaaaatgttaataaatgcCCACCTTACTAGGAGAGGCTATATAGTCTGACTTTTCTAGAATTGATAGTTTTTCTGCAGCTGTGTAcatggtgtgtgtgactgaCCTTGAATGAAGGTTGTTTCTAAACGAGGGAGGGACAAAACCTTGATTCcttatttttttgggggtgggggtggtactCTCACTGATAACACGAGAACTCCGTAAAATGTACACCGATTAATAATTATGACAAGTTTGGCAGaattaaagaacaaaaaaaaggtTAAGTTAAACTGGTTGTGATGAGTCGACATAACTCGAccaacttctttttttttctgttaaacGGCACTCCATTATGATTCAGGCACCGATGATAAACGGTTCTTTGAATAGCAGCGCTCTTGCCGTTTTACAACCCGGTAACCCCGGATATGATTCGGCCACGAAAAATATCTTCTCTGCTGATGCTCGGTGCACGTTGCTTAACGATAAGAATCATCGGCAGGACGCTCTGCTATTCTGACCAACTGGTTAATGGAATATTAATAAAAGCACTAAGAGGTTGCAGTTAGACTTTATCTTGCAAAGTGTAAATCAATCTACCAAATTGATGCCTGGCGTCACTGCATTTTGGGCTCCCTGCATTTACGCGATTACACGTAACTTTTATTTAGGGAGTTGGGCAATAAGGTACTTCACTGTACTATAGTTTAAAGCGGCATCATAATGTACTTTAACGTCAAATACCTTAAAATGCAACGAACGTTAGTCCCAAACTATTAAAACGTCTTATTTTcaaaacagaaaagaaaaaaacaaattaatctTTTTCCTCATGTGGATATTCTTCAGACCATTTACTAAATATGTCTAGACACGCCAGTTGTATCATTTGTATTTTGAAGCCGAGTATCTAGAGGTATCGCAGAACATTCGGGGTAAAGATTAAAATGAGCACACATGTTCTGATCGCATGCTAATGGTAAATTTCAGTACATAAGCTGAAACATTTGATACAAGTGAATTTCCGTTTGAGGTTATTCTTAAGCACATAATGTTAGCTCTACAATGACATATTACGTATAACCGACTTACCATTTTTATGTTTGCTGAGTCTTTGCGTGGAGGCTGTGTGATAGTGTGCGCGAATATCAACCTAAGGACTGATTTCCACGTGAAGAAATAGCCAGAATCCCGAGGCGCATGCGCGACCTTCACACGCGTTCTTGCCTGCTTAGTTCCAGTAATCTAGAATATTCCACGATTTTACTTTAACAGTAATACAAGATTTTCAAAATAATTCCGTTTACACCTGATGGTTATTTGTCCAAAAAGTACAACATAATTTAAATAATGCATATACATTTCTATATAAAAGTATCAAGATTTGgatataatttaataaatattgctCAAGTTCAACCTTTGACACCTCCAGCTTTTTTTCATCCAATGGACTCGAAGAAATTTCTGGAACTCAAACCCTAGAACGAGCATAGTTTAATAAGCACACATTGTAATTTGCCATATTCGAGGAATTTATTATATTACTTCAACGTAACTTTAGGTTCATAGTAACGTAAGTAACGTTATTCTttgtattatattaataattgttGTTATATTTAGGGTCAATGCAAGAAATATTTGACCGCCACTATTATGCATGTTACAGGGCCAGTAAAACTTTTACCCGGATGGAAAAGACCATGTGTACCGCAGTGAGCTCAGTCGACGTGCACACAGTTTCACACTTGTTCGCAGTAGCG from Brienomyrus brachyistius isolate T26 chromosome 1, BBRACH_0.4, whole genome shotgun sequence includes:
- the LOC125747846 gene encoding 10 kDa heat shock protein, mitochondrial isoform X2, which produces MAFRKFLPMFDRVLVERLAAETVTKGGIMLPEKSQGKVLQATVVATGPGSTNKDGKVVPVSVKVGEKVLLPEYGGTKVNLDDKEYFLFRDGDILGKYVD